One Arcobacter sp. FWKO B genomic window, CTCTACCGAAGACTGACATATATCAAGAGAATCAACTATACCATCACCATCTCTGTCTAAATTGATAGGCAAACTATCTTCAGTAACATAAAATGGCTTTTCTACTGGCAGTGTCATTGATGAATAAGCCTCAGTATCACCAGCTATTGTGCTTACTAGAATACCCATTGCATCGAGTATTCTATATTGTGCAAACAACCTATCTGTCTCTGCGTTAATAATTTGTGATTTGGAATTTATTAAATCATTTTGCACAGAAAGTAAATCAAGTAAAGTTCTTCTTCCCATGTCATACTCTTGTTGATAACTTTCTAATGTTTCTTTACTATATTCATAATACCTATAAAGCTCATTTAGCTGATTAGCTATCATATGATACGCTGACCAAGAAAGCTCAATAGCCTCTATCGTTTGTCTTTTTATATCCCTTTTGCTTTCTACTTCTTTATGTATTGTACTTCTTGTCCTTTGTATAGCTGCTTTATCTGCACCACCTCTGTATAAATTCCAATTTAAAGTCACATATGCTTTTAATCTATCATCAGTCTGGTCATATCTGTTCTCTTTGTTACGATTGCCATTATACAATTGTTCTAATTCAAAATCTACTTTTGGATAAAAACTACTTTTTTTCTCTTTATAGAGCGCTTGAGCACTTTGTATATTATATTCAGATACTAAAACAGAAGGATTATTTTGTATAGCATACATTGTAGCTCTTTGTATACTTTCTGGCATTACCATATCCAAGCTAGGCATTTCCATTTCCCATACATTAATATTTCTTCCAAAAATTCTTTTAAATTTAAACTCTTTATCAATAGCATTATTTTCTTGCACTATCATGTTGGATTTTGCCAATGATAAAGAAGCATAAACTTTTGTTGTTTCTGATTTTGTTGTAAGTCCAGAGTCAAAAAGTTCTTGAATATTATTGTATATATTTTGATTGATTGCAACACTTTCTTTAGCATTTTGGAGCAACTTATATGCTCTTATTACATCTAAATATGCTTCAACCATTTGAAATGCAACATCATTTGCATTTTCAAGATAGTTATATGCAGCTGCAAGTATTCTTGCTTTTTGATAATCAACCTTATGAGAAGTCGAAAAGCCATTAAAAATATTTTGTGTTAATTTTAGTGAATTTGTATAGTTTTGATAGCTAGAGTTTTCAGTGTTACTCTTTAAATTTCCTCCACTATTTGTACCAAAACTACTTTTAAGGTCTAATACTGGAAGGTATTCTGATTGTGCTATGTTTAAATCTTGTTGTGTTTCTCTAAAGTTTTTTAACCTTTCTTGAACAATAGGATTTGTAATAAGTGCTTCTGCAACACTTTCTTTTAATGTTAAAGCCTCAAGCTTACAGCCAAAAAGCCCTAAACTTGCAACTACTGCCATATTCATAAGTCGAATCTTTTTTTTATTTACCATACAATAACCACCCTTTGTTTTTTTAGTAATACTCATAATTGATAATATTTTTTATTATTATATATTTTCACTTAAATAAAACTTAAATACATTATAATATTACATATAATTTAATGAAATTTTTCAAATATTAAAAAATAAAACAATAAACTATAACAAATAAATTGAACCTATAAAATATAGTTGATACTATATTTTTTCTACGACCATTCCTGCGACTATATTTACCCCTTTTTTATTTAGCTGAGTTATTTCAGATAAATCATTAACACCAGTTGCTATCAATTTAATACCCAAAGAATCAAGTACAATCTTTAAAACATTTATGTTTTGGTCTGTATCAAGTAGATATTGTTTATCTGCTTTAACAAACTCTGGACGAAGCTCTTTGAGATATTGATAATCTTCACTATCTGCAATAAAACTATTTAGTCCAAATCCAAATCCATATTCTTTAAAAAGTTTGATATATAATAAACTTTTTTCATAATGTTTATTAATGACAGATTCTGGAATTTCAAATATAATATTACTTCTTATATGATTTTTTGTATCATCAAAAAGTTTTTTTAATTTATCATATATGTCTATATTTTCAATAAACTGTGCTGATATCTGTATGGTTAAAGGGGTTTTTTCTTCATATTCTGTTGAAAGTAATACTTTTTTGATTACATACAAATAAACATCTTTTACCATACCAAGTTCTACAACTGGAGCAATCAATGTACCATAAAAATATGCCTCATTATCGCTATTTAAAGCAAAACTTACAACATTGTGTACTTTTTGCTTTGTATCTGTTTGTAAAACTTTTCTATATATAATTTCAAAACTATCATTTGTAAAACCATCAAGAATAATCTGTCTCCATCTCTCTTTTGTAATGGCAACCTTATTATTAAGGAGTCTATAAAATTCACCAGATGGAAGCAATTTTGCCTGAGATAATGAATAATCAACCAAGCTTAACAACTCACTAATATTATGTTCTGCCTCATATTCACATACGCCTACATATATACCAAAATTTTCTTTATCAATTTTAAGTTCATCAAGTTTATTATCTATGAATATTATAATATCACTTGCTAATTGTGAAGCGATACTAAGATAAGTTTTTGGCATCATAATGATTATTTCAGAGCCATTTAGTCTAGATAATAAAGTATCATCAATATCTTTTGTTTTTTCTTTTAAATACTGTGCAAATTCAAACAATAATCTATCTGTATTTTTGTAACCCAAAAGCTGATTCAATAGCTCTGTTTTTTTAATTGAAAGTATAATTGCTGTTCCACCATGTTTTTCGTTTTCATCTGTTAAAAATTCTGTTGCTTTTAAAATAAAATATCTTCTATTTGATATATTCATTACATGGTCAGTATATAATAATTCTTTATTTTCGCATAGTGTCTCACTTGCAGTTTTAAAAATGGTTTCAAATTTTGAAACCATTTTATTAATACTACTAATAACCACTTTAAACTCTTTTGTCCATGGTAGTTTATCTTGTATCACAAACTCATCTTTCAGTACTGCAAGTGCCTGTTTTTCAATATCAAGAAGAGGTTTTAAAATAATATGAAATATATAAGCTAATATTGCTAAAAATATGATACATGCCATACCTAAATATAACACCATATTCACCATAATACTATATAATTGAGCATATGTAACGCTTCTATCATTTAATATTTCAATTGTTCCTAGAATATTCCAACCACTTGACAAAGTTGCTTTTGCTGTTGGTATTTCAAATTTTACAATCTGTTCAAACCACAGTGGAATAACACTTTGTTTTTTGTCAATAAATCTTTGATATACAATATTTCCGTCAGCATCAAGATATCTAATTTGTTCATAATTTCCGTTATCAAAAGCTGCATTTATAATTGTTTCTATGGAACTTTTTGATATATCTGTATTATTAATAGACAAACTTATGCTAGACACACTATTTTGTGCATTTTCATACAACTCTTGTTTTGCAGAATCTCTTATAATATTAAAAGAAACTGTCAATATCGTAACTAATAATACTAAAAAAACTAAAGATACCAAAATGGCAATTTGTTTATATAGCGTCATATTTTATTCTCCCTTATTTTTTTAAGCAACTCATCCCATTTTCTATGGGCATTGGTTTTTTTACCATCTTTTAAAACTTCTGGATTAAAGTTATAAACAGGTGTTAAATCTGTTCTTTGTGAAGCTGGAAATATTTTGTTTCTTAGATTATCTAAAACCAAAGGTTCAGATGTTGGTGTTTTGTAGTATGTAAGCACCATGTGAGCTTCTTCGTACCCCTTTACTCTTACATATGTAAAGTACATTTTATGTGCTGGAATACCAAGATGTTTTAAAGTAAAATATTTTGCAATAACATAATCTTCACAATCACCTTGATCTCTAGCCAAAAATTCAAACGGTGTAGCCCAATAATCAGTAACACCATAATTTTTGATGTCACTAGCATATTTAACATTGTTAAAAAAGTCATTTATTAACTCAATTTTTTCTTCTTCTGTTTTGTTTTTCAAATTATCTATAAGCTTTTCTAGTGCAACAAATCTATTTTTTGCAAAACGACCATATTTTTGCTCAACTTGCTTCAATATATTTTGATTCACATATTCGTTTGAATATCCAACAAAGATAAAGATTAATATTGCAAATAAAAATTTCATAAAGAATTATATCATACAATTAATCAAGACAAGTAATGAAATATTTTACTTTTGATAAAATATTTCTTAAAAAGCAGACAAGCAGTTTTATTCATATTATCTCTCCGTAAATGTATATTGTTTTGTTTTGAGAATGGGTTTTAGTATATAATCAAGTATAGATTTTTTACCTGTTATAATATCAACATCTGCAACCATTCCAGGAATAATTTTCATTGGTTTCTCCTCAGTTCCAATATAATTCTTTTCTGTTTCAATTCTTACAAGATAATAAGTCTTATCATCTTTTTCAGTAATTGTATCAGGACTAATATTTACAACATACCCTTCAAGCCCTCCAAATATAGAAAAGTCATATGCTGAAAATTTTACAATTGCTTTTTGTCCATGATATATAAATGCAATATCAGATGGTAATATTTTTACTTCAACAAGCAAGCTATAGTCAGTTGGTACTATCTCTATCAAATCTTGAGCAGGTTTTATGGCACCACCAATAGTATTAACATGAAGTTTTTGAACAATTCCATTTTGAGGAGAGCGTACAGTTGTTCTTAGTACCTGATCATCATATGCAGTAGAGGTCGCTTGAAGTTCTTTTAATGAAGTAACAATCTCGTTTAACTTTTCTCTAGTTTGTGACTCATTTGCCTCATAAGTTTCATCAATCTTTTTTTTAATTTCTGCAATTTCTGATTTTAACTTAGGTACCGATAAAAAAGCACTTTGTAACCTTTGTTTTGCATCGCTTTCTTCTCTTTGGAGTTTCAAAAAATCAACTTGTGATCTTATTCCACGCTCTACCATTGGTTTTGTCATTTCAACTTCTTTGGATATCATTTCAACAGAAAATTTTAAATGCTCAATAGTCTGTTGAGCATCTTGAAGCTCATTAGTTTTTTGATTATATTGCTCTTTTAATATTTGTACTTTAGAATTCAATTGTCTTTGATTTGTTTGAAACAACTCTTTTTCATTTTCCAAAAAAGTATTCATTTCTGGCACTTCAGATCTTTCAAAGTCAAAACTGCCTTGTTTTAACTCAGCTTCAAGCCTAAGTTTTTGTGCTTGTAATGATAAAATCTTAAGATTATGAGATACAGCAGTTGAGGTTGATTTCTCGTTACTTATTCTTATTAAAACTTGGTCTTTTTCGACAAACTCGCCCTCTCTAACTAGTATTTCAGAGACAATACCACCTTCAAGGTTTTGGATAAGCTGATTTTGCCCACTTGGCACAACTTTTCCGCTTCCTCTTGATATTTCATCTATCTTAGCAAAAGATGCCCAAATAATAAAAAGAAATATAGTAACAACAAATGATATTAATACCCAGTGTAGCTTATTGGGTCTTATTTGCATAACAGCAGAACTCAAACTATTCATAAACTCATAGTCTTGTTGAGTTAATGGCGTTTTTGGTAAAACTGGTGTTTTATCAAAAAAAGGTGAATTTTTTATTTGTATATATAACTTTTTTATGTTTTGAATAAATTCTTTAAACATTTGAACCACCTAATTGCTTCATTACATCCTGTTTTTTTCCATCTAATAATTTGGCACCTTGATGCATAACAATAACTCTATCTACTAGCTCTAACATATTCATTTTTTGTGTTACAAGAAGCAATGTTTTATCATCTATTATTTCTTTTAGATTATTTAATACATTTGTTTCTGATGTTTGATCCATAGCATTTGTTGGCTCGTCAAATAAAAAAATATTACTATTACCAATCAAAGCTCTAGCTATCCCTACGCTTTGTCTTTGTCCACCAGAAAGCCCAGCTCCTCGTTCACCTATTTGCATATCATATCCCATAGGATGAAGTTTTACAAACTCATCAGTCCCACTAAGCCTAGAGCACTCTATCATCCACTCATCATCAACAAATTTATATGCCCCTAATATATTGTTTTTAATTGTTCCTCTAAACAAATGAATATCTTGAGCAACATACCCAATTCTTTTACGAATATCAGCAGGATCTATTTGAGAAATATCTATACCATCTATCAATATAGACCCACTATCAGGTTCGTAAAGCTTTAAAATTAGTTTTGCAATGGTACTTTTACCAGAACCAATTCTTCCAATAAAAGCAACTTTTTCTCCCTCTTGAATTTTAAAACTCACATCTTTTAGTGCATACGCTTGACTATCTGGATATTTGAATGTCACATTTCTAAATTCTATATTTCCTTTTAGGGCAGGGCGCTTTACAAATTGTTTTCCTATTGGTCTTTCTAGAGGTTTATTTACAATTTCATCTATCATCTTATAAGAAGTTTTTGCATCTTCATAATTAGTAATTAAAGCAGCAATTTGTCCCATTGGTGCGATAGCACGAGATGACAATATCATTGCAGCTATCAATCCTCCCATAGTAAGTTCAAAATTCTGAATTTGAAATACACCAACTACTATCACAAGTACAGTATTTAATCCAACAAGCAAACCAGTTAAGTTTGGAATTGATGCTGAAACAAGCCTTGACTTTAAGCTTTTATTAGCTATCTCTCCTGTAGACTCTTCCCAGTTCCACTGAGTACTACTAGCAAGTCCATGTGCCTTTATAGTTTCAATATTTTGTAATGTTTCAATTAATATCCCATTTTTCTTTGCTGATGCCTCATATGTACTTTCTATACTTTCTTGTAATGGTTTTCTAACAAAAAAAGCATACATTACTATTAATACCATTATTAGAATAGGGACAAGAACAATCACACCAGCTATATAATAAATTACTACCAAAAAAAGTATGGAAAATGGAAAGTCTATCAAAACACTTAATGTTGCATTTGTTAAAAAGCTTCTTATATTATCAAAGCTTTTCAGATTGTTAGCAAAAGAACCCACAGACTTTGGATGTGAAGACATATTCAAATCTAATACTTTTTCAAAAATAATAGATGACATAATTACATCACTTTTTTTACCAGCAAGTTCCAAAAAATATGATCTAACAAATTTCAAAAATGAGTCAATTAAAAATACTGCAACTATCCCAATAGTAAAAACAAGCAATGTTTCTTGAGCATTATTTGGAATTACTCTATCATAGACATTCATAGTAAACAATGGAGTTGCTAACACAAAAAGATTAATTAATATCGACGCTAAAATACAATCATAATATATTGATCTTGATAGCCCTAAAGTGCTCCAAAACCAATGTCTTTGCCCTTTTGTATCCAAAGTATTATTTGATTTTTCATATTCAAATTCTTTTTTTAACATAAAAGCAAAACCCAAATATTCTTTTTCTAATTTATCTACATCAACCCACTCCTGAAGAGCTTCATCTCCTGCAAATACTATTTTTGCCTTTTGTCTATCTGATGAAAAACTTTCCAATATACAGCTATTATCATTTGATAAAATAAGTATCACTGGTAATTGTAATTCTAAAATATCGCAAATTGGTCTTTCTATTAGTGTTGTTTTAAGTCCAGCCCTTGCAGCAGCTCTTGAAAAAAGTGATTTAGAACTACTTTTAGAAAATAAAACTTGATCAGTCAAATTTGCATCTATTGGGAGTCCAGCAAGTAAAGAATCCTCAGAATAGGGCTTATGAAATAATTTAGTATACAAAACCAAAGATTCAAGTAAAGAATCTTTTTTCTTCGAAATATGCTTTAACATACACTTAATACCTTCTAAATAATATTAAACTGATTATATATTATAATCATCGTCTTTATTATACAATAACGAGCTTATATACTTCTTAATAATGAGATATTTTAGTATTAAAATATTAGTTTGACAATTACTTAGTTATTTTTGCAGTGTTATAATTATTATCTATTACCTAAAGGCTTAAAACCTTTATCTTCAGAAAAATTATATAACTTAAAAGTGTCCCACACTTGTATACATACTGGGTTTTTTGCTTTATAACCTTCTTCAGCTAACATTTTTGCACGACCAAGATTTGGAAACACACCTTTTCCACTTGCATACATTAAAGCCAAATGACATTTTCCAGTCATGTATCCACCATCAGCTGATTTTTGAAACCATTGCACGGCTTCTTTGTAGTCTTTGTCCATTCCTAACCCAAATGCCAAAAACATACCTACACGATTTTGTGATGGTGCATGCCCCTCATTTGCAAGTTCAAGAAATACATCATATGCTTTTGAATAACTATGGTATGGATTTTTTTTGTTAAAATAAAATATACCAATAGCATATCTTGATTCAAGATGCCCTTTGCTAGCAGATAACTCAAAATATTCTAAAGCTTTATTAAAATTTTGCTTCACCACTATTCCACTATAAAAAAACTTTCCTATTTCATATATAGCTTCAGGTGTTCCTTCTTGTTGTGCAGATTGATAATACAACTGCAAAGCTTTTTTCATATCTTTAGCCTCTTTTGCTTCATTTGCACTTTTTAAAAGCTCAGAGCCAAATAGTGATATCACAAAAAAACAAACTGTAATAAAAATTTTCATCATTATACTACCACCCTTGTAAGATGCGGAAATAAAGCAGTTAAAATTTCATAAGTAATTGTATCATTTAATTTTGCAAGATAATTCACATCGTCAAACAAAACCACTTCATCATCACAACTATCCAAAGATAAAGAGTCCATTGAAACTTTTCCTATAAGCTTATATCCTTTTGGTGTAATGTATGGTGTTTTTTCTCCGTTTATTCTAAAAAAGCCATCGCCATATCCAATATCATAAGTAGAGCAAACCATATCTTTAGGTGCTGTAAATTCTCCAGCATAACCAACTCTTTGCCCTTTTTTTAAGTGAATGCTTGATACTTTGTTGCAAACCAATGATGCAACAGGTTTTAAATCTGGCACTACTAATGGAAATTGATTGTCACAATATCCATATCCAGCAATACCAACCCTTACAAAATCATCATCTATGTTATTTTCACATCTAAAAACAGCACTAGAGTTTAGACTGTGAAACTCAGGATTAAAATGGGGGAAAAGTTTTTCACATATATATCTAACTTCTTTTTTTACACGATAAAAGTTATCCCTTTGCCAGTAAAATTCACTCGATAAAATATCTGAACTTCTATGATGAGTAAATACTCCAGTAAGATTTAGTTTTTGCTCAGAAATGCGATAAATAGCCTCTTGTAGCATAGATTGATTTATTCCATTACGATGCATTCCTGTATCAACTTTAAGATGTACATTTGTATTTTCACATATCTTTTCTATATCATCAATAGTATTAATTGTTATGTGAAAAGTGTGTGAATAAGTTGGGGTTAATATGTCTGATAGTACCAAAATAAAGTCAAAATACTCTTTTATTTGTTCAGCCTCCTTAACCGTACGAACAACAGCTCTTTTTATACCAAATTCATTTGCCATTTGTGCAATATTTATAATCCCATGTCCATAGGCATTATCTTTTAAAACAACCGCAATTTTGTCAATATTTTGTAGTTTTTTATTTATTGTATTTAGATTGTGAAAATAGTTAGCTTTTTTTAATATTATCTTCGCCAAGAGTTGATTCCATTTGTTTAAAATATTCAAATATAAGAGTACCATCTTTTTGATTTAAAACCTCTTTAATTTCATCTAATGTTGAGTTTTTTACAACCTCGAATGAACCAAAATGGTTTAAAAGTTTTTTTACTTTTGCCTCACCAATACCTTTTATTTTAAGCAAGGATATCTCTTTGTCTAATTTAAGCTTTGTTTTTTTATGAAATGTAATTGCAAATCTATGTGCTTCATCTCTTAATTTTTGGATAAAGTGCAATCTTTTATCAGTGGAAAGGAGTTTAATAGTATCATTTTTTGTATAGATTATATCATTTGCTTTCCCTTTGCTTCTGTTTGCTTTTGCATCTACTTTTTCCTTAGAAATAGCCAGTACATCAATTTCAACACCAACGCTTGACAATATTTCTTTTGCAAGCTTAAGTAGTGTCTTACCACCATCTATAACCCAAAGATCAGGCGGTGGATTTTGCTCAAAACTCAAAACTCTTCTTGTTAACATCTCTTTCATTTGTGCATATTCGTCTTTGGCTTCAAGATGATACATTTTATAAGATTTTTTATCCCAAGCTTGACCATCATAAACAACCATAGCACCTACTGTTGCACTTCCTTGCATATGTGAATTATCAAATACTTCTATTCTATTTGAAATTGTACTTAACTCAAATAATTCTTTAATATTTTCTTGCAAAATCTCATATGATGTATCTTTTTTAACCCTCAGTAATTCTTGTGAATTTGTTAATGCTATATCACAAAGTTCCTTCTTTTTACCTATTTTAGGGTAATTGATTTCTAGTTTCTTCCCAAATTTTTCATACAAAAATTCTTTTAGGTCATTTTTTTCATCATCATTAATTTCATGAGAAATCAAAACAGTATCAGGAACTAATAAAATTTCATTTGAGTTGTAATATTCTATAATAGCTCTATGATATATCTCATCTAAATCAAACTCAAAATCTGACTTAATAAAATCATAACTACTACTTACAAGCTTCCCTTGCCTTATAAACATTTTTACCACAACACCTCTATCTTTTTCAAAATATGTTGAAAAAAGATCTATATTTTCTAATGTTGCAAAATCAACACCAGTAGTAATTTGTGATTTTTCTATTGTTGAAATTTTATCTCTTAATAGCTTTGCTTCTTCAAACCTTAATTCTTCAGACAAAAAAACCATTTTCTTTTTTAATTTTTGTATAAGAAGTGTTTTATTGCTAATTAAATCACAAGCCTCTTCTAGTATCTTTTGATATTCTTTAGTACTTACATTATTCTCACATGGAGCCAAACATTTACCAATTTGAAAAAACAAACAAGCTTTTTTACTTTTTATACAACTTTTTTTCTGAACCAAAGGCAAAATATCATAAATAGAATCCACAATATCTCTAGCACCAACAGAATAGGGTCCAAAATATTTTATATTTTTTGATTTTATAACTTTTCTTGTAATCTCAACCCTTGGGAATTGTTCTTCAAAGTTTATATAAATATACGGATATGTTTTATCATCTCGAAGTAAAATATTATATTTTGGTTTTAGTTGTTTTATTAGCGAATTTTCTAAAATAAGAGCGTCATTTTCACTTGGCACTACAATATATTCTAAAGAATAAACTTCACTGATCATTTTATATATTCTAGGACTAAGTGTGTCATTGGGGGATAGGGTAGGGGTAAATTTAAAATAACTCTTAACCCTATTTTTTAGTGATTTGGCCTTGCCAACATAAAGTATTTTGCCATTTTCATCAAAATATTGGTACACGCCACTACCAAGAGGTAGTGACTGTATTTTTTCTTTTAAAGCATACATCAATTCAAAATATTATCTATTTCTTGAACCAGATCCACTTCTTGAGCCACCATCTCTTGATGATGAAGGTTTTCTTGCGCCACCTGAGCTATCTCTTGAGCCACTTGAGCCCTCTTTAGATGAGAAGCTTTTATTACCGCCACTACTTCTTCCACCGTCTCTTCTACCACCAAAAGAGCTTCTTCCGCCTCTTTGGTTTCTGCCTCTATTTCTAGAACTTCCGCTTTTTTCTTCTCTATAGTTAGAAATAAGCTTGTTTACTTCTGTAGTTGTTTTTCCAATTGTATCTTTTCCACTTACATCTTGCTCATGGAATAAAACTGAAGCTAACTTATATGCTATAGTTGATATGTCAAATTGTTCTTTTAAGTTTTCAACCAACATTTGAGCAGCTTGCGAAATATCTTGTTCAGCAATTTTTACAGTTAAAGAAGTTTGATTTCTTTCTCTCACTTCAGAAATTGTAGGTATAACTCTTGACTCAAGAGTAGTTCCAACACTTTTTTGAATTCTAACAAGTGAGTTAAATTCATGTGGAGTAACAATAGAAATAGCTAAGCCTTCTTTACCAGCTCTTCCTGTTCTTCCAATTCTATGAACATAACTTTCACTTTCAAATGGTATATGATAGTTAAATACATGACTTACATCATTTACATCAAGTCCTCTTGCAGCAACATCTGTTGCAATTAGGATCTCAATACTACCACCTTTAAAGCTTTTTATTACTTCTTCTCTTTGTCTTTGCTCCATATCACCATGAAGACCTTTTGCACTATAACCTTGAGAAACTAAGAAAGTACAAAGTCTATCAACTTCCTTTTTCATTCTACAAAAAATAATACTTTTGTGTGGATTTTTATAATCAAGAAGTCTAATCAAAGCATCATCTCTTTCATATTCCTCAACCACATAGTAATATTGCTTAATATTTTTATTTGTAACTTCACCAGTTGTAATACTGATAAAATGTGGGTTGTTTAGTACTGTTTTTGATAACTCTTTAATCTCTTTAGGCATAGTTGCAGAAAACATTAGCGTTTGTCTGTCACTTGGTAAAAACTTGAATATTTTTTTAATATCATCTAAAAATCCCATATCAAGCATTTCATCAGCTTCATCTAGAACTACAAACGATGGATTAATATCAATTTGTCCATTATTTAAAAGATCCAAAAATCTTCCTGGAGTTGCAACTATAATAGAAGCACTTTCTATATGTTTTAATTGTCTTGTATATGAACTACCTCCATATACTGTTGCTGTCTTAATACCTAAAAATCTACCGAATTTAAATAATTCATCACTTACTTGAACAGCAAGCTCTCTTGTAGGAACTATAACTACAGCTTCAACTGTACCGTTAAGTTTTAACTGCTGTAATATTGGCAATCCAAAAGCAGCTGTTTTTCCTGTTCCTGTGTGTGCTTGCGCTACTATATCTCTTCCTTGCAGTACTACTGGCATTGCTTCTTTTTGTACTGGGCTTGGTTCTTTGAAACCAGCTTCATTTATGGCTTCAATTATTTTACTTTTAAAACCAAATTCTTCAAATGTCATTTCTATCCTTCTTTTTATGGGGCACCTTTAAAAAACTAAAATAATATTAGTCTTTAAGAGGTGCCCTTGATCACTTTAATCTTTTTCCTTTTAGCTTCTAAAAGGTTCGTTAATGTTAAAATGTTCGATATTATATCTAAAAAAGTCTACTTATTGTATACTTTTGAAAAAAAATTGGAGAATTTAAGCAATGTTTAAAGAATTTAATGTTTCGAACATCGAAAGTAGCGACCTAGAACTGGAAAAAATTTTAACGCAAAATAAAGAAGAATTAGTTTTGCTTTTACAAATAAAAAACAAAACTTACGAAAATTTTGTAATCCCTTATCAATTAATGGCACAAAGGGTAGAGGAGTTTATTACTCCAATATTTCATCTTGATTCAGTAAAGAATTCAGAGATAACCCAAGAAGTGTATTCTAAATGCCTCCCTTTGTTGTCAGAATATGATAGTGAGATTTCTCAAAATGTAAATCTTTATAATGCATTAAAAGATATACAGTTAAACTATAATAGTACTTTAAATGATATACAAAATAAAGTCTTAGAGAATGAAATAAAAGA contains:
- a CDS encoding TolC family outer membrane protein translates to MVNKKKIRLMNMAVVASLGLFGCKLEALTLKESVAEALITNPIVQERLKNFRETQQDLNIAQSEYLPVLDLKSSFGTNSGGNLKSNTENSSYQNYTNSLKLTQNIFNGFSTSHKVDYQKARILAAAYNYLENANDVAFQMVEAYLDVIRAYKLLQNAKESVAINQNIYNNIQELFDSGLTTKSETTKVYASLSLAKSNMIVQENNAIDKEFKFKRIFGRNINVWEMEMPSLDMVMPESIQRATMYAIQNNPSVLVSEYNIQSAQALYKEKKSSFYPKVDFELEQLYNGNRNKENRYDQTDDRLKAYVTLNWNLYRGGADKAAIQRTRSTIHKEVESKRDIKRQTIEAIELSWSAYHMIANQLNELYRYYEYSKETLESYQQEYDMGRRTLLDLLSVQNDLINSKSQIINAETDRLFAQYRILDAMGILVSTIAGDTEAYSSMTLPVEKPFYVTEDSLPINLDRDGDGIVDSLDICQSSVEEENIMPYGCVKGPLDSDYDGVPDMYDMCPDTKFGAVVDEKGCEIIGVPNKFAVDTKVYTSIVEPYNENSPHKSPQLGLYDYEYSTRADNNTLSTDLDNQLMYDNFELIQRFPEINMTDFKTELTPNTKIEIAQIATSILKNKKDGMIITVIGHTKTITESNENQHKSLEYAQVVKNELITNGIPKEAIQVESRFDKDKLYLKTYPIDDSLNDRVMVSLYVPQDIPSDSDGDGVIDIYDLCPNTPTGYKVNKDGCCLDDDNDGVINELDLCPNTPSGYVVDEHGCSVKRTLHVLFAHDSYVINLDSIGHIAEFAQFLKDHPYYNIVLTGHTSKTPTSTEKYNLKLSLKRAESIKAFLIANGVEESRINAVGKGFSEPIATNDTLDGQSQNRRIEVELIDVNKLTEQKKIILETDTLSETNKSVRF
- a CDS encoding LapD/MoxY N-terminal periplasmic domain-containing protein, with translation MTLYKQIAILVSLVFLVLLVTILTVSFNIIRDSAKQELYENAQNSVSSISLSINNTDISKSSIETIINAAFDNGNYEQIRYLDADGNIVYQRFIDKKQSVIPLWFEQIVKFEIPTAKATLSSGWNILGTIEILNDRSVTYAQLYSIMVNMVLYLGMACIIFLAILAYIFHIILKPLLDIEKQALAVLKDEFVIQDKLPWTKEFKVVISSINKMVSKFETIFKTASETLCENKELLYTDHVMNISNRRYFILKATEFLTDENEKHGGTAIILSIKKTELLNQLLGYKNTDRLLFEFAQYLKEKTKDIDDTLLSRLNGSEIIIMMPKTYLSIASQLASDIIIFIDNKLDELKIDKENFGIYVGVCEYEAEHNISELLSLVDYSLSQAKLLPSGEFYRLLNNKVAITKERWRQIILDGFTNDSFEIIYRKVLQTDTKQKVHNVVSFALNSDNEAYFYGTLIAPVVELGMVKDVYLYVIKKVLLSTEYEEKTPLTIQISAQFIENIDIYDKLKKLFDDTKNHIRSNIIFEIPESVINKHYEKSLLYIKLFKEYGFGFGLNSFIADSEDYQYLKELRPEFVKADKQYLLDTDQNINVLKIVLDSLGIKLIATGVNDLSEITQLNKKGVNIVAGMVVEKI
- a CDS encoding transglutaminase-like cysteine peptidase → MKFLFAILIFIFVGYSNEYVNQNILKQVEQKYGRFAKNRFVALEKLIDNLKNKTEEEKIELINDFFNNVKYASDIKNYGVTDYWATPFEFLARDQGDCEDYVIAKYFTLKHLGIPAHKMYFTYVRVKGYEEAHMVLTYYKTPTSEPLVLDNLRNKIFPASQRTDLTPVYNFNPEVLKDGKKTNAHRKWDELLKKIRENKI
- a CDS encoding HlyD family type I secretion periplasmic adaptor subunit, whose protein sequence is MFKEFIQNIKKLYIQIKNSPFFDKTPVLPKTPLTQQDYEFMNSLSSAVMQIRPNKLHWVLISFVVTIFLFIIWASFAKIDEISRGSGKVVPSGQNQLIQNLEGGIVSEILVREGEFVEKDQVLIRISNEKSTSTAVSHNLKILSLQAQKLRLEAELKQGSFDFERSEVPEMNTFLENEKELFQTNQRQLNSKVQILKEQYNQKTNELQDAQQTIEHLKFSVEMISKEVEMTKPMVERGIRSQVDFLKLQREESDAKQRLQSAFLSVPKLKSEIAEIKKKIDETYEANESQTREKLNEIVTSLKELQATSTAYDDQVLRTTVRSPQNGIVQKLHVNTIGGAIKPAQDLIEIVPTDYSLLVEVKILPSDIAFIYHGQKAIVKFSAYDFSIFGGLEGYVVNISPDTITEKDDKTYYLVRIETEKNYIGTEEKPMKIIPGMVADVDIITGKKSILDYILKPILKTKQYTFTER